The DNA sequence CGAACCAAAGCCCTTGTTTATCCCGAAAAATCAGAAGTCCTGTATCGATGGTGATATCATGGCTAAAAATGGCCTTTACTACCTTTTTTACAAAACCGAAGGGCATGGCAATGGCATTCGGCTAGCGATCACGGATTCATTGACCTCCGGAAAATGGGTGGAGCAGCCAGGGTATAAACAACAAACTAGAGATGCCGTAGAAGGATCCAGCGTATTTAAGTTGAATCACTCAGACAAGTATATTTTGATGTATGATGTATACGGAAAAGGTAAATACCAGTTTTGTGAAAGTGTGGATTTAGATGTGTTTAAGGTGATAGACGAAGAGATCAGCATGGATTTTCATCCAAGACATGGATCCATCATACCACTATCGCGCTCCGAGTTAAAAGCGTTGACCGATCGTTGGGGAGTTCCAGAGGACATCCATTTGCCCACGCCCAGCAATCCGGTTTTAGATGGCTATTACGCGGATCCGGATATTATCTATTCGCATAAGGATAGTAAATATTATCTGTATCCAACCAGTGATGGATTTGACGGCTGGGGCGGTTACTATTTCAAAACTTTTTCATCGACCGATTTGAAAAACTGGACGGATGAAGGCGTTATTTTAGATTTGAAAAAAGACGTTTCTTGGGCAGATCGCCATGCCTGGGCACCAACCATTATCGAGAAGAATAACAAAGGGAAATACCAGTATTACTACTACTTTACAGCAGCACAAAAGATTGGTGTGGCGGTTGCAGATAATCCGCAAGGACCCTTTCGCGATTCGGGAAAACCACTCGTGAACAGCAAACCGGAGGGCATACAAAACGGTCAGGAAATCGATCCGGCGGTGTTTTACGATCCTAAATCAAAGAAAAACTACTTGTTCTGGGGCAACGGTTATCTGGCCGTAGCGGAACTAAATAAAGATATGATCTCGCTCAAGCCAAATACGACCAAAGTGCTGACACCGACAGACGGTACATTTCGAGAAGGTGTATTTGTCATTTACCGCGAAGGAAAATACTATTTCTTATGGTCGGAGGATGACACGCGAAGCCCAGATTATCGCGTGCGTTATGGAATCTCAGATTCGCCCATGGGACCGATTCAAATACCAGAAAACAAC is a window from the Sphingobacterium sp. lm-10 genome containing:
- a CDS encoding family 43 glycosylhydrolase, with product MKILITLLAYFLSSALLLAQAYKSGPVEKDYAGYLFAYFKGNAVEDEAVCFAVSTDGYQYRALNNNQPVLNSSEISSTGGVRDPHILRGEDGKSFYMVLTDMTSSKGWDSNRAMVLLKSENLVDWKHSIIHVPTRFAGHEDLKRVWAPQTIYDPAVNKYMVYWSMQHGDGPDIIYYAYANADFTDLESEPKPLFIPKNQKSCIDGDIMAKNGLYYLFYKTEGHGNGIRLAITDSLTSGKWVEQPGYKQQTRDAVEGSSVFKLNHSDKYILMYDVYGKGKYQFCESVDLDVFKVIDEEISMDFHPRHGSIIPLSRSELKALTDRWGVPEDIHLPTPSNPVLDGYYADPDIIYSHKDSKYYLYPTSDGFDGWGGYYFKTFSSTDLKNWTDEGVILDLKKDVSWADRHAWAPTIIEKNNKGKYQYYYYFTAAQKIGVAVADNPQGPFRDSGKPLVNSKPEGIQNGQEIDPAVFYDPKSKKNYLFWGNGYLAVAELNKDMISLKPNTTKVLTPTDGTFREGVFVIYREGKYYFLWSEDDTRSPDYRVRYGISDSPMGPIQIPENNLILSKDEAKGIYGTGHNSVIQVPGKDEWYIVYHRFSYPDGINMGDAAGFHREVAIDELRFDDQGLILPVFPTN